The segment TCGCCCGCGCGATGGAGGGCATAGACGGCTTCGGGTAGCGCACCGACCGCGCACCGAGAACGCGGCGAAACGGACAGCGACCAGGAGATACAGCGCACGGATGCGTTGGAAAGGAAATGCAACGTCAACGGGGCCGGGAGGCCCCGAGAAGGAGGGAACATGAGCATCAACCGAGTGGTCCTGAGCGGCCACCTGACTAGAGACCCGGACCTCAGATCGACGGCCTCGGGTATGCAGGTGCTGGGCTTCGGCGTGGCGGTCAACGACCGCCGCAAGAACGCGCAGACCGGCGAGTGGGAGGATTACCCGAACTTCATCGACTGCACCATGTTCGGTGCTCGCGCCCAGAGCCTCTCGAACTACCTGAGCAAGGGCACGAAGGTCGCCATCGAGGGAAAGCTGCGCTGGAGCCAGTGGGAGCGCGACGGGCAGAAGCGCAGCAAGATCGAGGTCATCGTGGACGACCTGGAGTTCATGTCGTCGCGCGGCAGCGCCCCCATGGACGCCGCCCCCTCGATGCCCGATCCGGCCGGCTACGCGTCGGCTTCGCCCTACGACGAAGACATTCCGTTTTAGCGGGCTGATACCGATGGGAATGTACATCCAGGATGACTATTGGGAAGCTGCGCAGAGTCTAACGGCAGCGCAGCGAAGGGACTTCGTATCCGCGTTGGTGGAGTACCACTACACGGGGGAGGCCCCTAACCTGTCTGGCGTTACCAAGGCGATGTTCACGCTGTGCAGGGACCGTATCGACGCAGCCAAGAGGAGCGTCGAGAACGGCCGCTCGGGCGGAAGGCCGAAAACCAGCGGGTTTCGGAAGAGTGCCGAAAAAGAAAGCCCACGGGTTCCAGAAAACGCGCCTAAGGAGAAACCCAGACGAAACCCACGGGTTTCGGAAAACGCATCGGAAACCGAAACCCAGGCCATAACCCAGACCATAACCCAGACCGAACCCGCTCTATTAAAGAGTGAGAGTGAGATTAAAGAAACCACACCTAACGGTGTGGAAAAGAAAGCCGCTGCGCGGCGCTTCACCGCGCCGACCCCGGCGGAGGTGTCGGACTACGCCGCCGAGCGAGGGATCGCCATCGACGCGGAGCGGTTCTGCGACTTCTACGCATCGAAGGGATGGAGGGTCGGCAACAGCCCCATGAGGGACTGGAGGGCCGCCGCGCGCAACTGGGCGGCCAGGGACGGCGCGTCCGCCCCTCCGGGACCGCCTCCGGTCGACCCGGAGCTGGCCGCCGCGATAGCGAGGTGGTGACGCGATGGAGAGGATCGAGGTCGCCGGCACGTGCGAGCCGTGCCCGAAGTGCGGGAGGCCGACGAGGGTGGTGATCCGCTCGGGGGGCGCCGAGAGCCTGGCTCCGATCGCGTGCGCATGCGCCGAGGAGGAATGGGAGGCGTTCAGCGCCAAGTGCGAGCGGGCGTCGATCGCCAGGCTCGCCGAGGCGCGGCGGCGCGCATCGTTCGTCGGCGCCGACCTGGGGGTCCGCCTGCACCTTCGAGGCGTCGGACGGCAAGAACCCGGAGCTGACGTCGGCGCTCTACTCGGTGTGCCAGAGGGGGGTCGGCGCGATCGTGCACGGGCCGCGCGGGACGGGGAAGACCTACGCCGCCGCCGCGTGCGTGAACATGGCCGTGTCGAGGGGCCGCAGGGCCGTCATGGGGACGGCCACCGAGATCGCCAACGCCGTGTTCTCGTCGCGCGACAAGAACGCCGAGATGGGCAGGATATGCGGCTGCGACCTGCTCGTGCTCGACGACTACGGCGCCCAGAGGGCGACCGACTACATGAGGGAGCAGGTGTTCGAGATCGTCGACGCGTGCTACCGCTACCGCACGCCGATGATCGTCACGACCAACCTGACCGTCCGGCAGATGGCCCAGGCGGACCCGCGCGTGTTCGAGCGGCTGTTCGAGCGCTGCGAGCGGATAGAGGCGTCCGGGGCGAACAGGAGGCTGTCGTGAGCGCCGCGCCGCCCGTCTGGGCATAGCGCACCGACCGCGCACCAGGAAAGCGCGGAAAACGCATATGAGCTGGAAAGAGAGAAAGGATCGGAGTTGGAAAGGGAATGCAACGAAACGACCGACGAGAGGGAGCTCCTGCTGGCGGACGCCGGCGCGGCCGTGCTCGGCGGGCGCGAGGAGGCCTACGGCAGCGCCGAGGACAGCTTCTCGCGCATCGCGTCCTTCTGGGGCGCGTACCTGGCCGTCGATATCGCCCCGAGGGACGTGGCGAACATGATGGTGCTGCTCAAGGTGGCCCGCAACGCGCGGGGCGGGCACCGCGACAACTGGGTCGACATCGCGGGCTACGCGGCCTGCGGGAGCGCGGCCGAGTTCGGGGGAGGCCGCCATGGCGAGTGAGGCCGGGGCCGCCGTCGCGACCGTGCACGAGGTGACGGCGTACGAGCCGGGGTGGTCGGCGCGCCTCGGACTGTTCTCGACCGAGCGGAAGGCGATCGACTTCCTCCGCTCGGCGGGCTTCGAGTTCGAGGACATGTGCTGGGCGCGCGGAGGCGCCGTCGCCGTCGTCGAGTGCAGGAGGGTCCAATGACGTCCGCGCCGCCGCTCGCCCCCGAGTGCGAGCGGTGGCTGGAGGAGAGCTGCGGGACGTGCGCCATGTACCGCGAGTACCCGCACGAGGTGCGCACGCTCGCCCACGACGGCCTGTGCCTGCTGGCAGGCGAGGTCATGCAGTGCGAGCGGTCGGCGCGCGCCTGCGAGATGTGGGAGCCCGCGATCGGATAGGAGATCGGACGAAAGGAGAGGGTCATGGAGACCGTCAACATCAACGGAAGAGAGTACATAGCCAGGGACGACGCGCGCGTCGCGCAGGAGAGCGACCACGTGTGCGTCATCGCGACGAACGGATGGATATTCGAGGGCCATGTCGCCGACCGAACCTACAACTCGATCCTGCTGGCCGACGCGTCCGTCGTGCGCTGCTGGGACAACGGCCTGGGCATCGGCGGCATCGCGGAGGCCGAGCACAAGGACGACTACACGCTCGACGCGTGCGGGACGGTGCGCGTCCACGCGGTCGTGGCCGAGATCGCGCTGGGGTGGTGAGGATGGCAGGGAGGACCGCCTACGGCTGCGGCCACGGCTGCGGGACCGAGTACGTCACCGATCAGGGAGACGGGACCGGCAACGGCACGACTTTCGGCTACGCGAGGTGCGGCGCAGGTATCGGATACACCCTCGGATACGGATCGCCCGGAGTCAGAGGCGGCAACGGCGAATACTACGGCGACGCAGACGGAGGCGGATGCGGAGACGGCTATCCATGCGGAGACCGGGAAGGCAACGGCTATGGCGACGGCTACGGCATATCGGAGACGGCGGCGATATGGTGACGATTATGTGGAGACCGACCTACGGCGACGCCTACGGCTACGGCGACGGCAACGGCTACGGATACGGATACGGCGACAGAAACGCTGGCGGCTGCGGCTGCGGCTACATCGGCGACCGCAGCAGCGGGAACGGCTACGGCTGCGGATTCGGCAGCGGGGAAGGCTTCGGCTGCTGCTGCGGCAGAGGGAGCGGATACGGATACAGCCTGCCAGCCACGGCGGCGATGGGAATCTGTCTATGAGGTACGTGAGCGTTTTCAGCGGCATCGAGGCCGCGAGCTGCGCCTGGGACGGCATGGGATGGGACATGGCGGTGCCCGTGATGAGGTGGATAGGCGAGCGGATAGCCGCCGTGGACGGAGAGGAGACAGCATGAGCGGATGGATTGATAAGGCCGAGGCGCTAGAGGACATCTACAACGATCTCGACCTCGACTGCCTGCAGGAGCTCGTCAACGAGACGGTCGGAGAGGACCAGGCCGAGGAGGTAGTAGGGGCGATATCCAATCTTGATTTCGAAATGAGGGACACGATCAGACGGCTGTTCGCTATGGCTTGCGCGGAGGACGCCCGCGCAGCCGACGGAGCGGAGGGGCGATGAGCGATGCGATGACATGGCGCGAATGGGTCGATTCGCTCGACCACGAAGGCGAGCCCGCGACGCTCGGCGAAGCCGTCAGGCGGTTCGCCTACGACATTATCGAGCACGGCGGAGACATGGGGCCGAGCGGCAACGTCTACGACGGGATCGACGAGGGGATGGTCATGACGTATGGCTTCTTCAAGTCGTTCGAGGACGAGATCGTCCGCCTCGCCGCCGAAGAGATGGAGCGCAAGGCGGGCGGCTACCTAGAGCGCATGGCCGCGAGGTACGCGCGCAAGCCGACCGTCGCCCGGTTCGAGGCTCTGGCCGATGCGGTCAGGCGGGCGGAAGGGGTTGCCAAATGAGCGGGGTCTACGACATCGACGCCATGGCCGACCGCCTCGGCCTCTCCGCCGCGAAGGTCGCATCTGGCATCGCGCCCGAGGCGCTGCAGGAGGCGGCCGCCTACGGCGACGTGGTGGGTCTGCTGGTCGACGAGCACGTCGCGAAGCTGGCGATGCTCACCGGCCGCAGGTACGCCCCCGTCAATGAGTGCCGCGTGGACGTCGGGGACACGCACATCAGGTGCCGCGCCTGCGGGGCGTTCATGGCCCGCGACGGCCTGACCGACCTGTGCGGGCCGATAACCCCGAGGTACTGCGCGAACTGCGGGAACGTTATCGAATGGGGCGATGCCAGATGAGCAGGATAGACGCTGATCGAAAGGATGCGAAATGAACTTTGATTTCGACGTGAACGAGGCGCTGGCGCAGCTGGCGGCCTCGCTCGGGGTGGCGACGGATCAGCTGGTCTCGATCATCCCCAGGTTCGCCCTCGCCCAGGCGATCGACAGCGGCGTGTGGGCGGCCGCCTTCCTCGGCCTCGGCTTAGCGCTTGCGGTTCCATGCGTGCGCATGATTAAGAAAGTGTTGGACGGCTCCGACGGAATCCGCTTCGGCGACGATGAAGACAAGCTCGTGGTCTTCGGCACAGGGACGGTTGTCGGTGCTGTTCTGATCCTGTTGTTCGGCCTGCCGAAACTGACGGATTGCCTCATGTGGGCGCTCGCCCCCGAAGGCAAGTTCGCGATGTACGCGTTCGAGGCGATCAGGAAGGTGGCAGGCTGATGGGAGCCAGGCGACTGCGCGGCCCGGTTCGCGGCGGCCGCATGATCGAACGGGGCGGTGGGATATGGGCAGGATAGACCCGGAGGCCGCCATCGTGGCGGCGGTGTCGGCCGTCCTTGCGGCGGCGAGCATCGTGGCCATAGCCGCGGTCGAGTTCGCGCACCGCCCCGAGCCGGGCACGCCCGTGGTCGTGGAGCGCGAGGACGGGGACGGGCGCACGGCGCTCGTCCTGGACTACGAGGGAGAGCATTACGTGATAGACATAAGGGAGGATCGATAGATGGGAAACAATGCAAATCTCGGCTCCATCGGCGATGCGGCCAATAGCATGCTCGCGGCGCTCCGCGCCATGCTGGACCTCGAAGAGGGCGCCGAAGCGGACGCGACCGACGGGAGCTCATCCGCCGAGCACGACCCCGTGACCGCGCCGGCTCACTACGCGGGCGACGGCGAGGTCGAGTGCAAGCGGGCGATGGAGTCTATGCTCGCCGGCTACGCCGGGGTCGCGCCCACAGCCGTCTACTGGGCCGGGGCCGCGCTCAAGTACCTGTGGCGCTGGCCGCTCAAGAGCGGAGCCCAGGACGTTGACAAGGCCATAGAATGCCTGCGCATCCTGCGCGCAGAGATCGGAGGCGGGAGATGATGGTATCGAGCATGATGGATGACTTCTTTCTGGAGCTGGTGTCGTAGATGGCGGGCAGATGGGCGGCTGAGTACTTCGAGGGTGTTCGGCGCGCCGTGCGCGACCTTGCAGACGCCCGCGCCCTGCTTGAGTCGGGCGGAGAGCAGTGGAGGCCCGACGGCGGGCGGGGCAGCGGGCCGTCCGACCCCACGGCGGCGGCGGCGATCAGGCTCGCAGAGCTCAAGGCGAAGCGCGAGGAATGGGCCGAGGCCGCGAGCCAGTGCGAGGCGGCGATAGGCGAGGGCCTTGCGGTGATAGAGGGCGTGAGGGCGTTCTTCTCGATGCTGTACGGCGACAATGGGTCGGAGTACGCCGACGTGCTTGACATGCTGTACGTCGATCGGCTCACGGTCAAGCAGGCGGCGCGGATCATGCGATGTTCTGAGTTCACCGTCAAGTCGAGGAGGGCGAGGGCGATCAGGTGGCTGGATGCCGTCGGCAAGGCCCGCGCCCTCGACCTCGCAGAGCGGTCGGTGCTGTGTGCGGATCGTGGAGACGGCGGCGGCGGATGCGGCGACGCTTGATTTCAACCGCATAAATGCTAATATGTGTACAGTGGTTTTCTGTGTACGGACGCGGATAACCCGAACATACAGACAGCGAAGGCCCCTCTGCCAGACGGACGGAGGGGCCTTCTGCGTTCCAGCGCCGTTCATCCGCACATGTAACTTTCAGCATGCGAAAACTTGCATCCGACGCCGGTTTCCGTGCGAAACCGCGGCTTTCCCGCGCCCGCGTGTAAGTTTTTTTGCGCATGGTAATGGAGGTGGTCGCCGTGAGCCTCGACGAGATAAGGGCCGTCGTGCTGCTGGGAGACCCGCGCATGCCCGTGTGC is part of the Berryella intestinalis genome and harbors:
- a CDS encoding single-stranded DNA-binding protein; its protein translation is MSINRVVLSGHLTRDPDLRSTASGMQVLGFGVAVNDRRKNAQTGEWEDYPNFIDCTMFGARAQSLSNYLSKGTKVAIEGKLRWSQWERDGQKRSKIEVIVDDLEFMSSRGSAPMDAAPSMPDPAGYASASPYDEDIPF
- a CDS encoding DUF6291 domain-containing protein, coding for MYIQDDYWEAAQSLTAAQRRDFVSALVEYHYTGEAPNLSGVTKAMFTLCRDRIDAAKRSVENGRSGGRPKTSGFRKSAEKESPRVPENAPKEKPRRNPRVSENASETETQAITQTITQTEPALLKSESEIKETTPNGVEKKAAARRFTAPTPAEVSDYAAERGIAIDAERFCDFYASKGWRVGNSPMRDWRAAARNWAARDGASAPPGPPPVDPELAAAIARW
- a CDS encoding ATP-binding protein, producing MCQRGVGAIVHGPRGTGKTYAAAACVNMAVSRGRRAVMGTATEIANAVFSSRDKNAEMGRICGCDLLVLDDYGAQRATDYMREQVFEIVDACYRYRTPMIVTTNLTVRQMAQADPRVFERLFERCERIEASGANRRLS
- a CDS encoding DUF6378 domain-containing protein, whose amino-acid sequence is MERECNETTDERELLLADAGAAVLGGREEAYGSAEDSFSRIASFWGAYLAVDIAPRDVANMMVLLKVARNARGGHRDNWVDIAGYAACGSAAEFGGGRHGE
- a CDS encoding DUF3310 domain-containing protein, which gives rise to MGNNANLGSIGDAANSMLAALRAMLDLEEGAEADATDGSSSAEHDPVTAPAHYAGDGEVECKRAMESMLAGYAGVAPTAVYWAGAALKYLWRWPLKSGAQDVDKAIECLRILRAEIGGGR
- a CDS encoding sigma factor-like helix-turn-helix DNA-binding protein, with product MAGRWAAEYFEGVRRAVRDLADARALLESGGEQWRPDGGRGSGPSDPTAAAAIRLAELKAKREEWAEAASQCEAAIGEGLAVIEGVRAFFSMLYGDNGSEYADVLDMLYVDRLTVKQAARIMRCSEFTVKSRRARAIRWLDAVGKARALDLAERSVLCADRGDGGGGCGDA